From the genome of Gracilinanus agilis isolate LMUSP501 chromosome 2, AgileGrace, whole genome shotgun sequence, one region includes:
- the LOC123236455 gene encoding olfactory receptor 13G1-like, with the protein MQITTALMAWMNQTLVTEFFIKGFSEAPHLQSLFFVLFFSLYTVALSGNILIFVTISFNPALHTPMYFFLINLAMVDVLCTSTILPKLLENMVGEKTISYEGCMAQLFFFTWSLGAELLLFTAMAYDRYVAICHPLHYSTMMSKRICMLLATGVWIISIINTSVHTCLMMKVSFCHSNIVNHFFCEIPPLLKLSCSPTYLNETMAFIADVFLAVGNFMITMLSYAFIISSILKIRTTEGKKRAFSTCSSHLIVVSMYYSTVIYTYIRPSSSYSLDKDKVVSVIYTSVAPTLNPLIYTLRNKEVKVGLKKVFSFFRR; encoded by the coding sequence ATGCAGATTACAACTGCCCTAATGGCATGGATGAATCAGACATTAGTCACTGAGTTCTTTATAAAAGGATTTTCAGAAGCCCCTCACCTTCAGTCCTTGTTCTTTGTTttgttcttctccctctatacagTGGCCCTTTCAGGTAACATCCTAATCTTTGTTACAATCAGTTTTAACCCAGCACTGCACACACCAATGTATTTCTTCCTGATCAATTTAGCCATGGTTGATGTCCTCTGCACCTCCACAATTCTTCCAAAATTACTGGAGAACATGGTAGGTGAGAAGACCATTTCCTATGAAGGCTGCATGGCCCAACTTTTCTTCTTCACGTGGTCCTTAGGGGCTGAGCTGCTGCTCTTCACAGCTATGGCTTATGACCGGTATGTGGCCATCTGCCATCCCCTCCACTATAGTACCATGATGAGTAAGAGGATCTGTATGCTGTTAGCCACTGGTGTTTGGATAATCAGCATCATCAATACAAGTGTACACACTTGCCTAATGATGAAAGTCTCTTTCTGCCATTCTAATATAGTCAACCACTTTTTCTGTGAGATCCCCCCCTTACTCAAGCTCTCCTGTTCCCCAACTTACCTGAATGAAACTATGGCCTTCATAGCAGATGTATTCCTAGCTGTGGGAAATTTCATGATCACGATGCTATCTtatgcttttattatctctagCATTTTGAAAATCCGCACTACTGAGGGCAAAAAGAGAGCCTTCTCTACCTGTTCCTCCCACCTCATTGTGGTCAGCATGTATTACAGCACTGTGATTTACACGTATATTCGGCCATCTTCCAGTTACTCACTGGATAAGGATAAAGTTGTATCTGTGATATACACTTCAGTGGCTCCCACCCTCAACCCTCTCATTTATACATTAAGGAACAAAGAAGTCAAAGTGGGACTCAAGAAAGTGTTCTCATTCTTTCGGAGATGA
- the LOC123236456 gene encoding olfactory receptor 13A1-like, producing the protein MASNNQSSVTEFILKSFSENPQFQIFIFSLFLGLFIVAFTGNSLIIAVISLNPGLHTPMYFFLINLALMDILSIATVVPKLLQNLMTENTISYGGCIAQIYFLTWCLGAELLLFTAMAFDRYAAICQPLHYNTMMNKAVCCLLASAAWAFSGTNTTINTIMTVRLSFCGPNAIDHFFCEIPPLLPLSCSPTYINNTMTFVADMFFAIINFLFILLSYGFIISSILKIQTREGKKKAFSTCSSHLIVVTMYYCTIIYIYILPAMGQSLNEGKLASVFYAIVSPALNPLIYSLRNKDVKIALKKLCPFFRK; encoded by the coding sequence ATGGCGTCAAATAATCAGTCATCAGTGACtgagttcattttaaaaagtttctctGAAAATCCTCAGTTTCAGATCTTTATCTTCAGCCTCTTCTTAGGACTTTTCATAGTGGCTTTCACAGGTAACTCACTCATTATTGCTGTGATCAGTCTAAATCCAGGCCTCCATACTCCCATGTActttttccttataaatttggCCTTGATGGATATTCTCTCCATTGCCACTGTGGTGCCCAAGTTGCTACAGAACTTAATGACTGAGAATACCATTTCCTATGGTGGCTGCATAGCTCAAATATATTTCCTAACTTGGTGTTTGGGGGCTGAGCTCTTGCTTTTCACAGCTATGGCCTTTGACCGGTACGCAGCCATCTGTCAACCCCTCCACTACAACACTATGATGAACAAGGCAGTTTGCTGTCTATTAGCATCTGCAGCATGGGCTTTCAGCGGGACCAATACAACCATCAACACTATCATGACTGTACGCTTGTCTTTCTGTGGACCCAATGCCATTGATCATTTCTTTTGTGAGATTCCTCCATTATTGCCTCTCTCCTGCTCCCCAACTTACATCAATAATACAATGACATTTGTCGCGGATATGTTCTTTGCTATTAtcaattttctatttatcttattgTCCTATGGCTTCATCATTTCCAGCATCCTGAAAATCCagacaagggaagggaagaagaaagcatTTTCTACTTGTTCTTCCCATCTGATTGTGGTCACTATGTATTATTGCACTATAATTTACATCTACATTCTTCCTGCTATGGGTCAGTCTCTGAATGAAGGTAAACTAGCTTCAGTGTTTTATGCCATAGTGAGCCCAGCCTTAAATCCTCTGATCTACTCCCTGAGAAATAAGGATGTGAAAATAGCACTCAAGAAATTATGTCCTTTCTTTAGAAAATAA